In a single window of the Nicotiana tomentosiformis chromosome 10, ASM39032v3, whole genome shotgun sequence genome:
- the LOC104107296 gene encoding phospholipid-transporting ATPase 3-like isoform X3, whose translation MAGGWRGSGSADGTAAMRNRIASSKNIRLGKVQPQAPGHRTVFCNDRDANALAKFKGNSVSTTKYDIITFLPKGLFEQFRRVANLYFLMISILSCTPVSPVSPITNVLPLSLVLLVSLVKEAWEDWKRFQNDLSINNSSIDVLQDQNWVSVPWKKLQVGDIVRLAILVQVKQDQFFPADLLVLASTNPDGVCYTETANLDGETNLKIRKALEKTWDYVTPDKVSEFKGEVQCEQPNNSLYTFAGNLIIQKQTLPLGPNQLLLRGCSLRNTEYIVGAVIFSGHETKVMMNAMKIPSKRSSLEKKLDKLILTLFSVLFSMCLLGSIGSGIFINKKYYYLRFESSADAQSNPDNRFVVAALTMFTLITLYSPIIPISLYVSVEMIKFIQSTKFINNDLHMYHAESNTPAQARTSNLNEELGQVEYIFSDKTGTLTRNLMEFFKCSIGGEIYGSGITEIEMGTAQRSGMRVEVQKSSNEAREKGFNFDDARLMRGAWRNESNPDACKEFFRCLAICHTVLPEGEETPEKIRYQAASPDEAALVAAAKNFGFFFYKRTPTLIYVRESHVEKMGKVQDIPYEILNVLEFNSTRKRQSVVCRYPDGRLVLYCKGADNVIYERLHDGDNDLKKRTREHLEQFGAAGLRTLCLAYRDLTPYVYESWNEKFIQAKSSLREREKKLDEVAELIEKDLVLIGCTAIEDKLQEGVPACIETLSRAGIKIWVLTGDKLETAINIAYACNLINNSMKQFVISSETDEIREVEDRGDQVELARFMKDTVKNELRKCYDEAQEFLHSASGPKLALVIDGKCLMYALDPSLRVMLLNLSLNCSAVVCCRVSPLQKAQVTSLVRKGAQRITLSIGDGANDVSMIQAAHVGVGISGQEGMQAVMSSDFAIAQFRFLTDLLLVHGRWSYLRICKVVTYFFYKNLMFTLTQFWFTFRTGFSGQRFYDDWFQSLYNVIFTALPVIILGLFEKDVSASLSKKYPELYREGIRNTFFKWRVVATWAFFAVYQSLVLYNFVISSSTKGMNSSGRMFGLWDVSTMAYTCVVVTVNLRLLMMCNTITRWHHISVGGSILLWFIFVFIYSGIHLHKEQEGIYLVIFVLMGTFYFYLTLLLVPVAALFVDFLYQGAQRWTFNTSSCFLTGLKDGFSHMIIRLFRKFTSTRLTIAGLGYWRFVTSFLQMKQGDMP comes from the exons ATGGCGGGGGGATGGAGAGGATCTGGATCGGCGGATGGAACGGCGGCGATGAGGAACCGAATCGCATCTTCTAAGAATATTCGTTTGGGTAAAGTACAGCCACAAGCGCCTGGTCATCGAACCGTGTTTTGTAATGATCGTGATGCCAATGCTCTCGCCAAATTCAAg GGAAATTCTGTGTCGACTACAAAGTATGACATCATAACATTCTTGCCAAAGGGGTTATTTGAACAG TTCAGGCGGGTGGCTAATCTGTATTTCCTTATGATCTCAATTTTGTCGTGCACTCCGGTCAG TCCTGTAAGTCCAATAACGAATGTGCTTCCTTTGAGCTTGGTGCTTCTTGTCTCTCTTGTTAAGGAGGCTTGGGAGGATTGG AAGCGTTTTCAGAATGACTTGTCAATTAACAATTCTTCTATAGACGTGTTGCAAGATCAAAATTGGGTTTCTGTACCTTGGAAGAAGCTGCAGGTTGGAGACATTGTGAGA TTGGCTATTCTTGTGCAGGTTAAGCAGGATCAGTTCTTTCCAGCAGATCTTCTTGTTCTTGCCAGCACAAACCCTGATGGTGTCTGCTACACTGAG ACCGCAAATTTGGATGGCGAAACTAATTTAAAGATCAGAAAAGCACTAGAGAAAACCTGGGATTATGTGACTCCCGATAAAGTTTCTGAATTTAAAG GAGAAGTACAGTGTGAGCAACCTAATAACTCATTATACACTTTCGCTGGCAATCTGATAATTCAAAAACAAACCTTGCCACTCGGTCCAAATCAACTTCTATTAAGG GGCTGCAGTCTGAGAAACACAGAGTACATTGTTGGAGCTGTCATTTTTTCAGGGCATGAAACAAAG GTTATGATGAACGCTATGAAGATTCCTTCCAAGAGAAGCTCCTTGGAGAAGAAACTTGATAAACTTATTCTGACTCTTTTTAGTGTTCTCTTCAGCATGTGTCTATTGGGATCTATAGGCAG TGGTATCTTCATAAATaagaaatattattatttacggTTTGAAAGCAGTGCAGATGCACAATCCAATCCTGACAATAGATTTGTG GTTGCTGCTTTGACCATGTTCACCTTAATCACTCTGTATTCACCGATTATTCCCATCTCTCTCTATGTTTCTGTTGAG ATGATTAAGTTTATTCAGTCCACAAAATTTATCAACAATGATTTACACATGTACCACGCTGAGAGTAACACCCCTGCACAAGCTAGGACATCTAATTTGAACGAGGAACTTGGGCAG GTGGAATACATATTTTCTGACAAAACTGGAACTCTAACGAGGAACTTAATGGAGTTTTTCAAGTGTTCAATTGGAGGAGAGATATATGGCAGTGGTATTACTGAAATTGAGATGGGAACTGCACAAAGAAGTGGAATGAGAGTTGAG GTCCAAAAATCATCAAACGAGGCACGTGAAAAAGGTTTCAATTTTGATGATGCTCGGCTGATGCGAGGTGCCTGGAGGAATGAATCTAATCCTGATGCATGCAAG GAATTCTTCAGATGCCTTGCAATATGCCATACCGTGCTGCCTGAAGGTGAAGAGACCCCAGAAAAAATACGATATCAGGCAGCTTCTCCTGATGAAGCCGCTCTGGTTGCAGCAGCAAAGAACTTTGGCTTCTTCTTTTACAA GCGTACTCCAACATTGATTTATGTGCGTGAATCACACGTTGAGAAGATGGGAAAGGTTCAAGATATACCCTATGAGATTTTGAATGTCCTTGAATTCAACAG TACGAGAAAGCGTCAGTCTGTTGTATGTCGCTATCCTGATGGCAGATTGGTACTCTATTGCAAG GGTGCAGATAATGTTATTTATGAGAGGTTGCATGATGGAGACAATGATTTGAAGAAAAGAACGAGGGAGCACTTGGAGCAATTTGGTGCTGCTGGACTTCGTACACTTTGCTTGGCTTACAGAGATCTAACCCCATATGTGTATGAAAGTTGGAACGAAAAATTCATTCAAGCAAAATCTTCTCTTCGAGAACGAGAGAAGAAATTGGATGAG GTGGCAGAACTGATAGAAAAGGATCTTGTTTTGATTGGATGCACTGCTATAGAAGACAAGCTTCAAGAAGGTGTACCTGCCTGCATAGAGACTCTTTCAAGGGCTGGAATTAAGATTTGGGTGCTAACTGGGGATAAACTGGAAACAGCAATAAACATTGCTTATG CATGCAATTTGATCAATAACAGCATGAAACAATTTGTTATTAGCTCAGAAACTGATGAAATCAGGGAAGTGGAAGATAGA GGTGACCAAGTGGAGCTTGCTCGTTTTATGAAAGACACAGTCAAGAATGAGCtccggaaatgttatgacgaagcACAAGAGTTTCTCCATTCGGCATCTGGACCAAAGTTAGCACTAGTAATTGATGGGAAGTGCTTAATGTATGCCTTAGACCCCAGTCTTCGTGTAATGTTGTTGAATTTGAGCTTGAATTGCAGTGCAGTGGTTTGCTGTCGTGTTTCTCCTTTACAGAAAGCTCAG GTAACCAGCTTGGTTAGGAAGGGGGCACAGAGAATTACTCTTAGTATTGGTGATGGTGCTAATGATGTGAGTATGATTCAAGCTGCTCATGTTGGTGTTGGAATAAGTGGACAGGAGGGAATGCAAGCAGTCATGTCTAGTGATTTTGCAATAGCTCAGTTCCGCTTTCTCACTGATTTATTGCTTGTCCATGGGCGCTGGTCATATCTTAGAATATGCAAG GTGGTGACATATTTCTTTTACAAGAATCTGATGTTTACACTGACTCAGTTTTGGTTTACCTTCCGCACTGGATTCTCTGGTCAGAGGTTCTATGATGATTGGTTCCAGTCTCTCTACAATGTGATCTTCACAGCGCTTCCTGTTATTATTCTTGGGCTTTTTGAGAAG GATGTCAGTGCATCTCTCTCCAAGAAATATCCCGAGTTATACAGGGAAGGAATTAGAAATACATTCTTCAAGTGGAGAGTTGTGGCTACCTGGGCTTTTTTTGCAGTTTATCAATCATTAGTCTTGTATAATTTCGTAATTTCTTCGAGTACAAAGGGCATGAATTCATCTGGCAGGATGTTTGGCCTATGGGATGTCAGTACAATGGCCTACACTTGTGTTGTTGTAACTGTCAATTTGCGTCTCCTTATGATGTGTAACACAATTACAAGATGGCATCACATTAGTGTTGGAGGGAGCATATTATTATGGTTCATTTTCGTCTTTATCTACTCGGGTATCCACTTGCATAAAGAGCAG GAGGGTATCTATTTAGTCATCTTTGTCCTGATGGGCACATTTTATTTCTACCTCACGCTGCTGCTTGTACCAGTTGCTGCACTTTTTGTCGACTTCCTATATCAGGG GGCTCAAAGATGGACTTTTAACACTTCTAGTTGCTTCCTTACAGGGCTCAAAGATGGTTTTTCCCATATGATTATCAGATTGTTCAGGAAATTCACAAGCACGAGATTGACAATAGCAGGGTTGGGTTATTGGAGATTCGTAACGAGCTTTCTCCAGATGAAGCAAGGAGATATGCCATAA